The following are from one region of the Paenibacillus sp. JZ16 genome:
- a CDS encoding pyridoxamine 5'-phosphate oxidase family protein — MRRDEFTMEDQQEIEDFLSGMSFGFLGTADEEGIPRVTPLNYAYVNGAFYFHGSRMGEKMDHLRRTPAVCFTIADEYALIPSYFSDPEMACPATAYFKSVTAVGEVVIVDDLEEKALAMEALMTKLQPEGGYRAIDANDRAYIPRLKGVAVIKLAPQRMSAKFKFGQNLKPDRLQTVVEGLECRGKERDEETAGLICKYHPGLR, encoded by the coding sequence ATGAGAAGAGACGAATTTACGATGGAGGATCAACAAGAAATTGAGGACTTCCTTAGCGGCATGAGCTTTGGTTTCCTTGGAACAGCCGATGAAGAGGGAATTCCGCGTGTAACGCCATTGAACTACGCCTATGTTAACGGTGCGTTCTATTTTCATGGCAGCCGGATGGGGGAAAAAATGGACCATTTGCGCCGGACGCCCGCCGTGTGCTTTACCATCGCCGATGAGTATGCACTAATCCCTTCTTATTTCTCCGATCCGGAGATGGCCTGCCCGGCCACGGCCTACTTTAAAAGTGTAACGGCTGTCGGCGAAGTGGTAATCGTGGATGATCTGGAGGAAAAAGCCCTTGCGATGGAGGCCCTAATGACTAAACTGCAGCCTGAAGGCGGATACCGCGCCATCGACGCGAATGACCGGGCTTATATCCCCAGACTGAAAGGGGTAGCCGTCATCAAGCTCGCTCCGCAGCGAATGAGCGCTAAATTCAAGTTCGGCCAGAACCTGAAGCCGGATCGGCTCCAGACCGTAGTCGAAGGGCTTGAATGCCGCGGCAAGGAGCGGGATGAAGAAACCGCCGGACTGATCTGCAAGTATCACCCTGGACTGCGTTAA
- a CDS encoding aminotransferase class I/II-fold pyridoxal phosphate-dependent enzyme — protein MNPLVGQLNGKMQAGNPHVYDMLSTLGKEIYFPKEGILSQSAEATSHAKKYNATIGIATEGGVPMHLGVIQDKLSAYQPKDLYPYAPPAGKPELRSVWRNKMIQENPSLEGKSFSNPIVTNALTHGLSIVADLFVDEGDAVIYPDKNWENYELTFGIRRHGIHVTYPLFTDDMKFNAEGLRQALLSQKDKGKAVVLLNFPNNPTGYTPGAQEGAAIVSAIQEAAEAGMNIVVVTDDAYFGLFFEDSLKESLFGRLAGLHPRVLPVKVDGATKEEFVWGFRVGFITYAAEDKDVLDALEQKTLGIIRATISSASHPSQTFVLEALKAPEFHEQKEEKFAIMKGRANKVKSILDSGKYGDVWEYYPFNSGYFMCLKLNTVNAEELRSHLIHEYGVGTIALGEHDLRIAFSCIDEEYLEDLFDLVYKGIQDLQKV, from the coding sequence ATGAACCCATTGGTTGGTCAATTGAATGGAAAAATGCAAGCCGGCAATCCGCATGTGTACGACATGCTCTCCACACTCGGCAAAGAAATCTACTTCCCGAAAGAAGGCATACTGAGCCAATCTGCGGAAGCGACGAGCCATGCGAAAAAATATAACGCTACGATCGGTATTGCAACCGAAGGCGGAGTCCCGATGCATCTGGGCGTCATCCAGGACAAACTTTCGGCTTACCAGCCGAAGGATCTGTACCCGTATGCCCCTCCGGCAGGCAAGCCGGAGCTGCGCTCCGTATGGCGAAACAAGATGATTCAGGAGAACCCTTCGCTTGAAGGCAAGAGCTTCAGCAATCCGATCGTTACGAATGCGCTGACGCATGGTCTTAGCATCGTAGCCGATTTGTTCGTGGATGAAGGGGACGCCGTTATTTATCCCGATAAGAATTGGGAGAATTATGAGCTGACATTCGGCATTCGCCGCCATGGCATTCATGTAACCTATCCTCTCTTCACAGACGATATGAAATTTAACGCCGAAGGACTTCGTCAGGCTCTGCTGAGCCAGAAGGATAAAGGCAAAGCGGTCGTTCTGCTGAACTTCCCGAACAACCCGACGGGTTATACGCCTGGCGCTCAGGAAGGGGCCGCCATCGTGTCCGCAATCCAGGAAGCGGCCGAAGCCGGTATGAATATTGTGGTTGTTACGGATGATGCGTATTTCGGATTGTTCTTTGAAGATTCGCTGAAGGAATCACTCTTCGGACGTCTGGCAGGCCTTCACCCTCGCGTGCTTCCTGTGAAGGTTGACGGAGCGACCAAGGAAGAATTCGTATGGGGATTCCGTGTTGGCTTTATCACGTATGCGGCAGAAGATAAAGACGTGCTGGACGCATTGGAGCAGAAGACGCTCGGCATTATTCGCGCTACGATATCCAGCGCCTCCCACCCTTCGCAAACCTTTGTGCTGGAGGCGCTGAAGGCGCCGGAATTCCATGAACAGAAGGAAGAGAAGTTTGCCATCATGAAAGGCCGCGCCAACAAAGTGAAGTCCATTCTTGACAGCGGCAAATACGGCGATGTATGGGAATACTATCCGTTCAACTCCGGCTACTTCATGTGCCTGAAGCTGAACACGGTAAATGCCGAGGAGCTTCGTTCCCATCTCATCCATGAGTATGGCGTGGGAACCATCGCCCTTGGCGAGCATGATCTCCGGATCGCCTTCTCTTGTATTGACGAGGAGTATTTGGAGGATCTGTTCGACCTGGTCTACAAAGGGATTCAAGACCTGCAGAAGGTTTAA
- a CDS encoding sporulation protein YjcZ, which produces MGAVEEVRYGGGYGGGYGVGAILVLFILLVIITRSFWV; this is translated from the coding sequence ATGGGTGCAGTTGAAGAAGTAAGATACGGCGGCGGATACGGCGGTGGATACGGAGTTGGAGCAATCCTGGTTCTCTTTATCCTGCTCGTTATCATCACTCGTTCTTTCTGGGTGTAA
- a CDS encoding SDR family oxidoreductase — protein MVTAGAGKVALITGASSGFGLLISLELAKAGYDVAAGLRRPEAAAELMTRAEQADVVKRIHVFQLDICLEEQVKAAAWELEQKFGRLDVLVNNAGEAVGGMVEEVPLSDWRKQLETNFFGTVSVTQHMLPLLRKTGRSKIILMSSISGVVGFPGYGPYAASKFALEGFGESLSMELMPFGIDVVLIQPGAYGTPIWNKSFGELTVKEGSPYSGLLKGVLDYSERTARGSGDPQEVARLVANIASMSKPRFRYTLPRGTRLTAWIKGVLPDRLFQRIVYRMLDRR, from the coding sequence GTGGTAACGGCGGGAGCAGGAAAGGTTGCGCTGATCACGGGCGCGTCGAGCGGGTTCGGACTGCTCATCAGCTTGGAGCTGGCAAAAGCGGGCTATGACGTGGCAGCGGGTCTGCGCAGGCCGGAGGCGGCTGCAGAGCTGATGACCCGAGCCGAACAAGCAGACGTTGTCAAACGCATTCACGTATTCCAGCTGGATATATGCTTGGAGGAACAAGTCAAGGCTGCTGCTTGGGAGTTAGAGCAGAAGTTCGGCCGCTTGGACGTGCTGGTGAACAACGCCGGCGAAGCGGTAGGCGGCATGGTGGAGGAAGTACCGCTCAGCGACTGGCGCAAGCAGTTGGAGACGAATTTTTTCGGGACCGTATCGGTAACGCAGCATATGCTCCCGCTGCTGCGCAAGACCGGACGATCCAAAATCATTCTCATGAGCAGCATTAGCGGCGTGGTCGGCTTTCCGGGTTATGGTCCCTATGCGGCATCCAAATTTGCGCTGGAGGGGTTTGGTGAGAGCCTGTCCATGGAGTTGATGCCCTTTGGCATCGATGTCGTACTGATCCAGCCCGGTGCCTATGGCACGCCGATCTGGAATAAAAGTTTTGGGGAGCTTACGGTAAAGGAAGGATCACCCTACAGCGGTCTGCTGAAGGGCGTGCTGGACTATTCCGAGCGGACAGCCAGGGGAAGCGGGGATCCGCAGGAGGTAGCCAGGCTTGTGGCAAACATTGCGTCCATGTCCAAACCGAGGTTCCGCTATACGCTGCCCCGAGGTACGCGGCTGACCGCATGGATCAAGGGCGTGCTGCCGGATCGGCTGTTTCAGCGGATCGTTTATCGGATGCTGGACAGGCGTTAA
- the asd gene encoding archaetidylserine decarboxylase (Phosphatidylserine decarboxylase is synthesized as a single chain precursor. Generation of the pyruvoyl active site from a Ser is coupled to cleavage of a Gly-Ser bond between the larger (beta) and smaller (alpha chains). It is an integral membrane protein.), whose protein sequence is MAKQLLRLMTELSSRKWLSRIMGHCSHSRLSRHLIPAFIRIYQIPAHEAEKEIHEYRSLNEFFSRRLKIGLRAIDDTADAMVSPVDATISAMCAVNAGTILSVKGQDYTLSELLAKSPRMENYINGYAFVLYLSPTDYHRIHSPVTGVQAESEHLKGRVYPVNDFAMTHIRHVLSRNERLITYIAHEFGEVAVVKVGAMNVSSIRYADENVKKYEIGDELAYFEFGSTVVLLTENGTFTPRGDLEPGSKVKMGELLGLLHHTRPQPEKGNAIHLTKLHQASHDKLRP, encoded by the coding sequence ATGGCTAAACAATTGCTGCGTCTGATGACTGAGCTGTCCTCCCGCAAGTGGCTGTCCCGAATCATGGGGCATTGTTCCCACAGCCGGCTGAGCCGTCATCTAATACCTGCATTCATACGAATTTATCAAATTCCGGCGCATGAAGCGGAGAAAGAAATCCACGAATACCGCTCACTGAACGAATTCTTTTCCCGCCGGTTAAAAATAGGCCTGCGCGCCATAGACGACACCGCCGATGCCATGGTAAGCCCCGTCGATGCCACGATTTCGGCAATGTGCGCCGTTAATGCCGGCACCATTCTGAGCGTCAAGGGACAGGATTATACCCTGAGCGAGCTGCTCGCCAAATCACCGAGAATGGAAAATTACATCAACGGTTACGCATTTGTATTGTATTTAAGCCCAACCGATTATCATCGCATTCATTCCCCGGTAACCGGTGTTCAGGCGGAAAGCGAGCATCTAAAGGGACGCGTTTACCCCGTGAACGATTTTGCGATGACCCATATCCGGCACGTGCTCAGCCGTAATGAGCGCCTCATTACCTATATTGCGCATGAGTTCGGCGAAGTTGCCGTCGTGAAGGTCGGAGCCATGAACGTGAGCAGCATCCGTTATGCTGACGAGAACGTGAAGAAATACGAGATCGGCGATGAACTCGCGTACTTTGAATTCGGCTCTACCGTCGTGCTTCTGACAGAGAACGGCACGTTTACTCCGCGCGGTGACCTGGAACCCGGCTCCAAGGTGAAGATGGGAGAGCTGCTTGGTTTGCTACACCACACCCGTCCCCAACCAGAAAAGGGTAACGCCATTCACCTTACCAAGCTTCACCAAGCATCGCATGACAAGTTAAGGCCATGA